cataagcATTTGCAGAGATATGTCCGTTGCAAATGTGTTattcgcttttaaggggtaaatgataaaaaaaggattgacgacggaataaaggaatagaaTAGGAAGGTTGAGGAAAGGGATATGGGcctatgctactatttcatgtcgaacttctgtgggggtgtggtaacTTCCCCGAGGCGAGTTgtcccaattcgtaccgaagcgtgctcgactcgcACACTCAGTTTCAAAATTTACTTCTCCCTAACGACCGTTCTCTGCAGATCGACGGAGCCGagcctttttaattaaaataaacaaccgAACCTAAATCATCATATTGAATACCCTTTTCATACAACAAATAATGCGTTAAATTGCAAGCAGTAGTAGTTTAGTATGTAGTAGTAGTTCAGTATTGCAATCAGTATCACATTTTCGACTCAAGTATATATTCTCGCGGGATACATTATAATCTACCGgcgtttacaattttacggtGACACCCACTCAGATAACAAttatcataaacatttttcagtTCAATTGATTAGCCGGAAAATAATGGCGATATGAACATGTTTATTGTATGGtgtatctttaatatattaaaatctatctactgtttaaattaaaaatctataaatatacagatCAATATCACATCTGCATTTTCTTTTCAACCTTGACCTATAGCCTATGAAGCCTTAAATGAATAAcacaaactatttaaatttcatcctTCAACGCTCCGTGGGTGATAAGTATGTCTTAACTGATCCGGCAAACGTTCTGCCCTTATCACTGAGGggtatgaaaatttatgttatgcaattctcagacctacccgataaatcaaaattaaaaaaaaatcagtccaCCGTTGGAAGGAGTTTGATAACAAGCACCGTGACAAGACAAtcttatatattagaaaataagaaaaaataaaaaattaaaatattacaaatatctCTCGCACTCAGGATAGGGGGAGAAAAACGAAGTCTATAATATAGATCATGAATGATTTATCCTCCATTTTATtcctttaacttttttattctgtctttttcaattataatggTTAATTACACGAGACATTGAAATGGCGCTGGGACTAACAATGACTACCTATAGGTACCAAGTCAATCTCAATCTTGTATAATTAATGCATCAACCCAAAAATACCAAAATACCGGTTTGCCATACGTTTCCTGATCCACATTTTATCAAACGCATTATGCATATTAGCatatatgaatacaaaattaatatcatttactTACTATTAATTGgaaggtaaaataaataaaaatcatgggtatttcaaacaattttattcatattctactaatactatcttcaaaatatatttaaaataattttaatataatatcacacCATGTTGAAAAACATCACATACCTAATGAAATTGGTacacacattaaaatttctttattgaaaTCACTCTGCTATATAATCTCTATGcaaagaaaatgttaaatgaatgCATTACTTTATCTATGGTCTACTGCTAAGTGCTAAGCACGTGAAGTTTCAACACGCGACTAGCAGACAAAAGaatataatgaacaaaataaaacttcgATTGAATGTTACTTCCATGTTTAAGTAGGAAGCATAATATCTTACAAATTAATCCAAGAATaacaaaggaaattatttatatgttcaaATTTCtacctaaaaataaactagTTTTACTTGTTTGATAGTCAAACTATTGAACTCCATGgattaacaaaagaaaaaaataaaattaatattagtaaataaacaacattttaatttaaataattaatgaaatattgataCAACTATTGACAACAACAAacttaaaaatcttattaaataatattttgtaatctaaTATTTCCTAGCATTACAGCAGTAAAGTAATTTACaatcaatttacatttttgtaaaatttcagGCCAAAGAAGTGATGGTTTTGTAGTGATAAGCAACACTTATACTAAGGTACACAAAatgaatgattaaatttttcaaaacataatCATTGACCAATACTCAATATGTTTAATAGTTAGAACAATAatctatatgtaatttaaattgttattgtactCGCAATACTcacgaaattatataaaataatattcatacattgTTTTACAGGTACAAAAGCAAATTAAAGGTGTGTTATAACCCTTATAAGTCTCGATTGGATTAATtacttacttataatatttcttaatagtgacacacttaatattaaatattagatttacTTGTTGATCTCTAcatcataatttttcaacataaattaaaatttcttaatttaactCATTACATGCATCAGTGCAAATGATTTTGATATCAAAAAACACATGTTGTGTACTTCAAATTTCCTgaggattattttatatttattttgtatataatagtaaatacaaataaaatttgggcagacaataaatgtatttaatgatattttatggaCTTTTTCAAGTTCAATGGAATAGAGTGCattttaaatagcaataaataattttaaataatttacacaaaattattgcaaaatatttacacaaaggaaaattttaatttctaaaatgtgTCTAATACGCACAAATAAGTAAGAAAGTGCCTATTTAATTTGACATACACTTGGATATCTAAGAAacaatataacttattattcttaatcatggcaagtttttaattattcctaTATTAAAACATGCTCCATATTTTTTAGCATCTTTACTCATAATTTATGAAGAAATATGagtaaatatcaatatttctttaccaaaaaaaaaattactttttcaaaaagaataaaattaaaaagggatgtttctttatttattgaaatttaaatgttaattacgtCAGGTACACAATCTTGAACataggaaatatatttttataaactgatTGTCCATATCACATTTCAATAAGTAGGTATAATGATAACCAACTTATGTGGACAtaattagcatttataatttatccttatttttatttataaaaagaataataccTGACTATCAAGATTTTCCCGTGCTCATAAGCATAATgtgatatatatgttattttaagttttattatcattatcttTACATAAGACACTACAAGAATGACTTTGTAAACTACTTAAGAAAATTTACTAGTCAATACTAATCAATATGTTAActtgtttatagtttattatctAGCTGTGTGACTATTTGATTTGATACAACTTTAGTAGCTAAAGATGCATTTGGAATTAGAAACCTGTCCATATCTTTAATAAGCAAATTGTCACCATCAGGGACACCATACTTAAAAGTAATTAGCTCAGGATGTCTCTTTTTTGCAGTGATTTTAACAATAGTTGAGAGTAACCTCCTTGATAACACCTTTGCTTGGCCTTTTTTATTAGGAATTTCAcgtaaaattatcaaatgagTTTCCGTTATCACTAGATATGAATCATACATATGTCCATTGTATAATACTTCCTGACATTGAAAACTATCAATTACATTTGGGTTTTTAAGGAATGACTGAACATCTATGACCTCATCCATCATTTCACTGCTTACAGCATCACGTCTCATATCGGAATAGTCATCCTCCTCTTCATCATTGATACTGAATACTGGAGGAACATTTCTATATCTATTCTCTTTCCTATCGGTTGCAGAAACATGCCACTCACTTATATTAGCTGCTGAATTAGGATTgacaatatattcaattagttTTCCTTTTACCTCTTGACTTTTTGCCTTCATTGCTGACGACAATTTGCTGAATAGTTGTATAGCTGGAATATTATCGCGTCGTTTGGATTTTCTCACTTCTTTTcctaaattgttattattaggagCACATACCAAACATGTAGCTGGATTATGATCCTCTAAGCAATCTGTCATATGTGGCCCAAAGTAATCATGTATAGCAACAAAACCTCCATCAAGCATAGAAACAtgctttatatttcttttaagaaAGGAAGCCACCACCATATGAGCATAGCTATCTTCTTCAGTTCTACCAGAACcaacaaaacacaaatgttcTCCAGCTGCAAGGGAACCAGCGGCCAATGCCTGGCGTTGTGCATTTAGCAATCCCTGAACAGCAGTGTTGAAAGCATTAGGCTCTTGTAACATAAGGTTGCAATCCAAATGAAAAGCGGTAGAAAGGTGACCTGCATTATACTGTTCTGCTGGCCGACAGTCAACTAAAAAGAATTTGACAGTGTCAGAGTCCACTGCATCAACAGTTGCACTCTCAATAAGTTCATGGACAGCCAAAGGAAGACATAACGCTtgagaatataattttgaattgatttcCAGGCCACTCTCAGAAAATAGTACTTCTAAAACATCCTCTCGGAAGGACACAGGTGTCTTCAAAGAATAGTAATGAGCTAAAGAACAGAAGTCAGAGACATCATTTGCTTCTAAATCACCTGGCATTTTTCTTAAAGTTTCAATTATAGTTGTCTTATCCTCATCTTTCATTTGTAATAACTGTTCCCTCGcattaataatcataataagacacaaaaagaaaataaagaatggATCAGACCTTTGGAAATATAAGTCCCACATGAAGAGAACAACTTCTAAGTTGCAGGTGCCAGCAAAAAGGGATCGAAGCCAAGGCATGCAATATTGTTCTGGAGTGATGCGCTTTGTGTCCAAAAATGAACAAAGTTCAGGATCATGATATTGTATAATCAATCTCAATATGTGGAATGGTACACCATTGGGCACACAACCATTtggaatgtataattttaaaatcatttcaaataaattataagtatcaGATCTTGGCAATTTTAAACTTAGAAGTGGATATAATATCTCAACTAATCCATTATTACAGctgtaattaattgatttagaTTTACAATAGAATGTTATGATTGATTCAATATCTGATATGACAGAGAgcttttcatcatcatcattatcaagttttttgacaaattttttaacatcGTCTCGAAGCTCATTTTGATTTgctaaatcaaatatttcatcaaacaaAAGCAATTGATTACCACTATCTTGACAATTTAGACATAACAGCCAAACATCTGCTCTGAGGCTATCGGgaatttttttaccttttgtAATAAGATTAATTTCTTGTGCTGAGCAACCATCTAAAAGCGCAGATTCTAGCTCAATCAACCTGAAATAACAAATCGTAATGTAAACATCGCAGATAAATGAGAGCGTAATAGTGTAATAACTCGATTATtaagcaaaaattatttaaaaaaagaatatttaccAAGTCGTATCTTCATCCTCTGCcgtcatatttaaattaagattagTCCTAGAAAATAACTAAGTAATATGTGAAGGCCTACAAAAACGTCCAATCGTCCAATCACTTTTACACCAACTAAGCTCTTCTTAAATATAGCTAATTAAGACACAATACTCTTGTTCACTATATCACTTTAGTATAAAAGATTATGTTCAAGcaagaataataaacatagtccttatttttttttcagaataatATTAGTCGATACTCAAAAGTTATAGTCAATTCACTTGATCACATATCGTTATCGCAATCACTTGACATTTCGACTTTAGCTGACATTGACAACTTCTAcaaacgtatttaaaaatagcaacATAATATTCCACCGTCCACGTCGTTTATCTCGCGAACAACAATTTTTACCTACTCAGGTTTAAGCCCCCGAGTCGatctattcatattaaaataagatagtTACCAGACCATGTCtgcagattaaataataaaaaaggagtaattgctatgcaatgtggatttttattcttttactatttgtctgtttgtatgttcgtttatcacgcaaaaactataaGATTATGACTATGTTATATACGGTGAAgggtttacattttatttgaaataaacacaacTTTTAGAGGTGGCCATTCGAATGGATCTTTTGATTCGGAACACGTCTGAAACGTCTGGAACTTTTTTTAAGTAGCGTACAtatatgaatttgaattaaaagaatacggctgtattattaaatcaggtaattttttttattttaagccgGAAATATTTTGATGACAATGTGACAATATGaccataataataacaaaaacttaaaatggTTGTGAGAAAATTTTGAACTATTATTGATAAGACACGAAtatatttcgatttttttaatggcaGCACTACAGACTACATCATagacatagattatacacttatatgtCTACATTATACTGCCCGGCGCCCGCTGCCGCTTTTATTTAGTAGCAGTTGTCGATTGACAGCGAATAGTGTAGTGATTGAACGTGATTGTGGTTTTTGTGACTTTTGTGtactagtttataatatgtaaaaatctaaaaacacgaaattttaattaacatttcatttttatcgtattatcaatcaacatttattaaaaatgtgtaaattttatctttaaaattaaatgtgcacttaaaatagatattgtttCTAGTATCGTTTATGTTAGACTTGCGATTTGACGTGGTGTAATGTAGC
Above is a genomic segment from Zerene cesonia ecotype Mississippi chromosome 19, Zerene_cesonia_1.1, whole genome shotgun sequence containing:
- the LOC119834544 gene encoding TBC1 domain family member 23-like; translated protein: MTAEDEDTTWLIELESALLDGCSAQEINLITKGKKIPDSLRADVWLLCLNCQDSGNQLLLFDEIFDLANQNELRDDVKKFVKKLDNDDDEKLSVISDIESIITFYCKSKSINYSCNNGLVEILYPLLSLKLPRSDTYNLFEMILKLYIPNGCVPNGVPFHILRLIIQYHDPELCSFLDTKRITPEQYCMPWLRSLFAGTCNLEVVLFMWDLYFQRSDPFFIFFLCLIMIINAREQLLQMKDEDKTTIIETLRKMPGDLEANDVSDFCSLAHYYSLKTPVSFREDVLEVLFSESGLEINSKLYSQALCLPLAVHELIESATVDAVDSDTVKFFLVDCRPAEQYNAGHLSTAFHLDCNLMLQEPNAFNTAVQGLLNAQRQALAAGSLAAGEHLCFVGSGRTEEDSYAHMVVASFLKRNIKHVSMLDGGFVAIHDYFGPHMTDCLEDHNPATCLVCAPNNNNLGKEVRKSKRRDNIPAIQLFSKLSSAMKAKSQEVKGKLIEYIVNPNSAANISEWHVSATDRKENRYRNVPPVFSINDEEEDDYSDMRRDAVSSEMMDEVIDVQSFLKNPNVIDSFQCQEVLYNGHMYDSYLVITETHLIILREIPNKKGQAKVLSRRLLSTIVKITAKKRHPELITFKYGVPDGDNLLIKDMDRFLIPNASLATKVVSNQIVTQLDNKL